AAGGAGCGGATGTAGACCTGGTAGAAGACGGCTTCACGCCACCAGTCGGTGGACGGTGCGGTGCTCACGGCGACAGATCACCCTCGGTCGGCTCGGTCCAGCGGTTCTGCATGCTGCGGGCGGCCATCTCCAGGTACCCCCACAGCTGGGCGTCCTGCTCGGGCGTCAGCGACAGGGAGTCGACTGCCGCCCGCATGTTCGACAGCCAGGCGTCGCGCTCGGCCTCGCCGATGGCGAAGGGGGCGTGCCGCATCCGCAGCCGGGGGTGGCCCCGCTGCTCGGAGTAGGTGGTGGGTCCGCCCCAGTACTGCTCGAGGAAGCGCCGCAGCCGTTCCTCGGCGCCGTCCCAGTCGTCCTGGGGGTACAGCGGTGCGAGCACGGGGTCCTGCCGGACCCCGCGGTAGAAGTGCGCGACCAGGTCGTGGAACACGGGGGCCCCGCCGACCTCGGCGAAGAAGCTGCGCGCCGAGGGGAGGGGCCGACTCGACTCGCTCATGCCCCCGATGGTCCCGCAACGCGGGCGTCGGCGGGCGGGCGGGTGCGGCGCAGGGCCACCAGGGGAGCCACGGCCACGACGGTCCCCACGACGCCGGCGCAGGCGACCACCACGCTGGGTGCGACCACCTCGGCCAGGGCCCCGCCGGCGAAGATCCCCGCCCCCGACGCCGCGGACAGCCCCGCGACCGCGATGGCGAACGCCCGGCCCCGGTACTCCGGTGGCACGGCCTGGACGAACAGGACGTTCAGCGGGATCGACCAGGCCGACCCCACCCCGGACACGAACAGGGCCACCACGGCGCCGGCGTCCCGCGCCACCCCGTCGGGCGCCAGCAGGGCGAGGGCGCCGGCGACCGCGGTGCCGAGGAAGGACGTCGCCACCAGCCCGGGCACCAGCCGCTCCCGCAGGGACGGCGGGCAGAACCGGCCGATGAGGACCCCGCCGAGGACGGCGCCCACCGGGTTGGCCGCCAGCAGGAGCCCGACGGCCGCGGTGCTCCCGGTGAGTTCGACCGACCACGGCGTGACGATGCCCTCGGGTGCGCTGAGGAAGACCCCGCCCACCCACAGCAGGACGACGATGGACAGCAGCCGCGGGGTGCGGAGGACCAGCCGCAGCCCCTGGACCGCGGCGGCCAGCGGGGACGCCACCTCCTCCTCGTCGTCGGGGACCGGTGCCGGCCGCTGGGTCAGCCCGGCGCGCAGCCACAGGGCGGAGACGGCGAAGGTCGCGGCGTTGACCAGCAGGGCCGTCGACGGTGAGAAGACCGCGATGAGCACACCGCCGGCCAGGAAGCCCACCGCCTGCGAGAGCTGCAGCACGATGCCGGTCAGCGAGGTGGCGACCGCGTACCGGTCGTCGGTGAGGATGTCGGCCGTCAGCGCGGACCGGGCCGCCTCGAAGGGCGGCGCGCAGAAGGAGACCAGCACCAGCAGCCCCAGCAACGCCGGCAACGGCGTGCCCGGCAGCGCCATGCAGGCCACCAGGAGGGCGCGCAGCACGTCGGAGGCCACCAGCACGGTGCGCCGCGGGAACCGGTCGGCCAGCACGCCCAGCACCGGCCCGCCGAGCACCCAGGGCAGGTAGCTGACCGCGAAGGTCGCCGCCGAGAGCAGCGTGGACTGGGTGCGCTGGTAGACCAGCACGGTCAGCGCCAGGCG
This sequence is a window from Geodermatophilaceae bacterium NBWT11. Protein-coding genes within it:
- a CDS encoding globin encodes the protein MSESSRPLPSARSFFAEVGGAPVFHDLVAHFYRGVRQDPVLAPLYPQDDWDGAEERLRRFLEQYWGGPTTYSEQRGHPRLRMRHAPFAIGEAERDAWLSNMRAAVDSLSLTPEQDAQLWGYLEMAARSMQNRWTEPTEGDLSP
- a CDS encoding MFS transporter — protein: MREFRPLFGSYLLSTIGDELARLALTVLVYQRTQSTLLSAATFAVSYLPWVLGGPVLGVLADRFPRRTVLVASDVLRALLVACMALPGTPLPALLGLLVLVSFCAPPFEAARSALTADILTDDRYAVATSLTGIVLQLSQAVGFLAGGVLIAVFSPSTALLVNAATFAVSALWLRAGLTQRPAPVPDDEEEVASPLAAAVQGLRLVLRTPRLLSIVVLLWVGGVFLSAPEGIVTPWSVELTGSTAAVGLLLAANPVGAVLGGVLIGRFCPPSLRERLVPGLVATSFLGTAVAGALALLAPDGVARDAGAVVALFVSGVGSAWSIPLNVLFVQAVPPEYRGRAFAIAVAGLSAASGAGIFAGGALAEVVAPSVVVACAGVVGTVVAVAPLVALRRTRPPADARVAGPSGA